In Flavobacteriales bacterium, a single window of DNA contains:
- a CDS encoding ribonucleotide-diphosphate reductase subunit beta, translated as MANATEPILQENANRYVLFPIQHDDIWQWYKKQEASFWTAEEIDLHQDLVDWDSKLNDDERYFIKHILAFFAASDGIVNENLAENFVNEVQYTEAKFFYGFQIMMENIHSETYSLLIDTYIKDKQERNKLFTAIEHFDAIKKKAEWAIKWIESDSFAERLVAFAAVEGIFFSGSFCSIFWLKKRGLMPGLTFSNELISRDEGLHCDFACHLHNNHLINKVPKERIKEIIVDALNIEREFIVESLPVKLIGMNSDLMTKYLEFVTDRLLVELGCEKVYNSENPFDFMEMISLEGKTNFFEKRVGDYQKAGVLSDSNDSKDTFSFDDDF; from the coding sequence ATGGCAAACGCTACAGAACCTATCTTGCAAGAAAACGCTAATCGCTACGTTTTATTTCCTATACAACATGACGATATTTGGCAATGGTATAAAAAGCAAGAAGCTAGTTTTTGGACGGCTGAAGAAATTGATTTGCATCAAGATTTAGTAGACTGGGATTCAAAGCTTAACGACGACGAACGTTATTTCATAAAGCACATTTTAGCTTTTTTTGCAGCTAGTGATGGTATTGTTAATGAAAATTTAGCTGAGAACTTTGTTAATGAAGTACAGTACACTGAAGCTAAGTTTTTCTACGGCTTCCAAATTATGATGGAAAATATCCATTCAGAAACCTACTCATTACTCATTGACACCTACATTAAGGACAAGCAAGAAAGAAACAAATTGTTTACTGCCATAGAACACTTTGACGCCATTAAAAAGAAAGCAGAGTGGGCTATAAAATGGATTGAAAGTGATTCATTTGCAGAGCGACTAGTTGCCTTTGCAGCAGTGGAAGGGATCTTCTTCTCAGGTTCTTTCTGTTCTATTTTCTGGTTAAAGAAAAGAGGACTAATGCCTGGACTGACGTTTTCTAATGAATTAATTAGTAGAGACGAAGGTTTGCACTGTGACTTTGCATGTCACCTACACAACAATCACCTTATCAACAAGGTGCCAAAAGAACGCATCAAAGAAATTATCGTTGATGCCTTGAATATAGAAAGAGAATTTATCGTTGAATCTTTACCGGTTAAACTTATCGGTATGAACTCAGATTTAATGACCAAATATTTAGAGTTTGTAACGGATCGCCTACTTGTCGAGTTAGGTTGTGAAAAAGTATACAACTCAGAAAATCCATTTGACTTCATGGAAATGATTTCTTTAGAAGGAAAGACAAATTTCTTTGAAAAAAGAGTGGGAGATTATCAAAAAGCAGGTGTTTTAAGCGATAGCAATGACTCCAAAGACACCTTCTCATTTGATGATGATTTTTAA
- a CDS encoding DUF3109 family protein: protein MVQVEDKIVSFDVFEKQFVCDLSACKGACCVEGDAGAPLADDELDVLSKIFDEVKPYMRQEGITAIEQQGMYVVDADGDNTTALINNKECAFVSFDQDGTAKCSIEQAYNDGKIEFKKPISCHLFPIRVKKYRDFEAVNYESIDICQPACECGQKLQVPVYRFLKEPLVRSYGVEWFDQLSEAARLLKKE, encoded by the coding sequence ATGGTTCAGGTGGAGGATAAAATTGTTTCTTTTGATGTCTTTGAAAAGCAATTTGTTTGTGATTTGTCAGCATGCAAAGGAGCTTGTTGTGTTGAAGGTGATGCTGGTGCTCCACTAGCTGACGACGAGCTAGATGTTCTTTCTAAAATTTTTGATGAAGTAAAACCTTACATGCGTCAAGAAGGCATAACGGCTATAGAGCAACAAGGTATGTATGTAGTAGATGCTGATGGCGATAATACCACAGCTTTAATCAATAACAAAGAGTGTGCTTTTGTTTCTTTTGACCAAGATGGGACGGCTAAATGTAGCATAGAACAAGCGTATAATGATGGTAAAATAGAATTTAAAAAACCCATCTCTTGTCACCTTTTTCCGATTAGAGTAAAGAAGTACAGAGATTTTGAGGCTGTTAATTATGAGTCTATTGATATTTGCCAACCGGCCTGTGAATGTGGACAAAAATTACAAGTCCCAGTTTACCGTTTTTTGAAAGAACCACTTGTTAGAAGTTATGGTGTAGAGTGGTTTGACCAATTATCCGAAGCGGCTCGTTTGTTAAAAAAGGAATAA
- a CDS encoding glycine--tRNA ligase, with the protein MANYEEVFKKVVAHAKEYGFIFQSSELYDGLAAVYDYGPNGVELKNNIRNYWWKSMVNMNDNIVGLDSAIFMHPTTWKASGHVDAFNDPLIDNKDSKKRYRADVLIEEHVAKIEAKIEKEVNKAAKRFGDSFDEEQFVSTNPRVVGYKEKCSSIMQRFAQAMSDNDLADVKALIEELGIVCPVSGTKNWTDVRQFNLMFKTQMGSTADGATDLYLRPETAQGIFVNFLNVQKTARMKLPFGIAQTGKAFRNEIVARQFIFRMREFEQMEMQFFVRPGEEMKWYEHWKESRMQWHLSLGIDKENFRFHDHDNLAHYANAACDIEFKFPFGFKELEGIHSRTDFDLKSHQEHSGRKVQYFDPEINESYVPYVVETSIGLDRMFLTILSHSYHEEEVNGENRLVLNIPPMLSPVKAAVLPLTKKDGLPEKAKEILKSLQYDFNCQYEEKDSIGKRYRRQDAIGTPYCITVDHQSLEDQTVTLRDRDTMQQERIAIEQLHSLISKKVG; encoded by the coding sequence ATGGCAAATTATGAAGAAGTGTTTAAGAAAGTAGTCGCTCATGCGAAAGAGTATGGTTTTATTTTTCAGTCGAGTGAACTTTATGACGGTCTAGCTGCGGTATACGATTATGGTCCGAATGGCGTAGAGCTAAAAAATAATATTCGCAACTATTGGTGGAAGTCAATGGTTAATATGAACGATAATATAGTAGGCTTAGATTCTGCTATTTTTATGCACCCCACCACATGGAAAGCCTCCGGTCATGTTGATGCCTTTAACGATCCATTGATTGACAACAAAGATTCTAAAAAGAGATATCGTGCCGATGTTCTTATTGAAGAGCATGTAGCTAAAATAGAGGCTAAGATTGAAAAAGAAGTCAATAAAGCCGCCAAGCGTTTTGGCGATAGTTTTGATGAAGAACAATTCGTTTCTACAAATCCTAGGGTGGTTGGCTACAAAGAAAAATGCTCCTCAATTATGCAACGTTTTGCCCAAGCTATGAGCGACAATGACTTGGCAGATGTCAAAGCACTTATTGAAGAATTAGGTATTGTATGCCCTGTTTCAGGCACAAAAAATTGGACCGATGTGCGTCAATTTAACCTGATGTTTAAAACACAAATGGGTTCTACTGCCGATGGGGCGACAGATTTATACCTCAGGCCAGAAACGGCTCAAGGTATATTTGTCAACTTCCTCAATGTGCAGAAAACAGCCCGTATGAAATTGCCTTTTGGTATTGCTCAAACTGGTAAAGCTTTCAGAAATGAAATAGTAGCTCGACAGTTTATCTTTCGGATGCGAGAGTTTGAACAAATGGAAATGCAGTTTTTTGTAAGACCAGGCGAAGAAATGAAATGGTACGAACATTGGAAAGAAAGCCGCATGCAGTGGCACCTCAGCTTAGGAATTGATAAAGAAAATTTTCGTTTTCACGACCACGACAATTTAGCCCACTACGCTAATGCCGCTTGTGATATTGAGTTTAAGTTTCCATTTGGATTTAAAGAGTTGGAGGGTATTCACTCTAGAACAGATTTTGATTTGAAAAGTCATCAAGAACATTCTGGAAGAAAAGTGCAATACTTTGACCCTGAAATTAATGAAAGTTATGTGCCTTATGTGGTAGAAACGTCTATTGGACTAGACCGCATGTTTTTAACTATACTAAGTCATTCGTATCATGAGGAAGAAGTCAATGGTGAAAATAGATTAGTGCTGAATATTCCGCCCATGTTATCGCCAGTCAAAGCCGCTGTATTGCCACTGACTAAAAAAGACGGTTTGCCAGAAAAGGCCAAAGAAATTTTGAAGTCCTTGCAATACGATTTCAATTGTCAATACGAAGAAAAAGACTCCATAGGAAAACGTTACAGACGCCAAGACGCTATCGGAACACCATATTGCATTACGGTAGATCACCAAAGTTTAGAAGACCAAACGGTTACCCTTCGTGATAGAGATACTATGCAACAAGAACGTATTGCTATTGAGCAGTTACACAGTCTTATTTCAAAGAAAGTGGGCTAG
- a CDS encoding helix-turn-helix transcriptional regulator, with protein MKTTFGEYIRELRTDNELTLTQLAAKLNLDSANLSKIENNKRDFDKKRLPLLAKIFDLNLTDLENEYISDQLGKQIYEYNCSKQLLKIAEAKAEYRRTLKQKAI; from the coding sequence ATGAAAACAACATTTGGAGAATACATAAGAGAATTAAGAACAGATAATGAGCTGACTCTGACTCAACTTGCTGCTAAATTAAATTTAGATAGTGCTAACTTGAGCAAGATAGAAAATAATAAACGGGATTTTGACAAAAAGAGATTACCACTCTTGGCTAAAATTTTTGATTTAAATCTAACGGATTTGGAGAATGAATACATTTCTGACCAGCTCGGAAAACAAATTTATGAATACAACTGCTCGAAACAGCTTTTAAAAATTGCGGAAGCTAAAGCAGAATACAGAAGAACCTTAAAACAAAAAGCAATATGA
- a CDS encoding DNA cytosine methyltransferase has product MNIVSFFAGAGGLDLGFEQAGFNVVWANEYDKEIWETYEKNHKNTELDRRSIVNIKEEDVPECDGIIGGPPCQSWSEAGALRGINDKRGQLFFDFIRILEAKQPKFFLAENVSGMLLPRHKDALQNIKEMFKNAGYELSFQLLNAFDYNVPQDRKRVFFIGIRKDLGFKFEFPTTTFPKISLEEAISDLQEGVLPALEYNKTNGDNCSTPNHEYMIGNFSTIFMSRNRVRSWDEQSFTIQAGGRHAPIHPQAPKMKFIEQNKRIFVPGKEHLYRRLSIRECARIQTFPDNFIFHYDRVAAGYKMIGNAVPVNLAKFLAESIKVQIETRTVKETVKQSKELETV; this is encoded by the coding sequence ATGAATATAGTATCATTTTTTGCAGGTGCAGGTGGACTTGACCTTGGATTTGAACAAGCAGGATTTAATGTTGTTTGGGCAAACGAATATGATAAAGAAATTTGGGAAACCTACGAAAAGAACCATAAAAACACTGAATTAGACAGGCGAAGTATTGTTAATATTAAAGAGGAAGATGTTCCTGAATGTGATGGAATTATTGGGGGCCCACCTTGCCAAAGTTGGAGCGAAGCAGGTGCATTAAGAGGAATCAACGATAAAAGAGGACAACTTTTTTTCGACTTTATTAGGATTTTAGAAGCAAAGCAACCCAAGTTCTTTTTAGCAGAAAATGTTAGTGGTATGCTTTTGCCGCGACACAAAGACGCTTTGCAGAATATAAAAGAAATGTTTAAAAATGCAGGTTATGAATTATCATTTCAGCTTTTAAACGCTTTTGATTATAACGTGCCACAAGATAGAAAGCGAGTGTTTTTTATAGGTATTAGAAAAGATTTAGGCTTTAAGTTTGAGTTCCCAACAACTACTTTCCCAAAAATATCTCTAGAAGAAGCAATAAGTGATTTGCAAGAAGGTGTACTACCAGCTTTAGAGTATAATAAGACAAATGGTGATAACTGCTCAACTCCTAATCACGAATATATGATTGGAAATTTCTCAACTATTTTTATGTCAAGAAATCGTGTTAGAAGTTGGGACGAACAATCATTTACTATTCAAGCAGGTGGAAGACACGCACCAATTCACCCACAAGCACCAAAAATGAAATTTATTGAGCAGAATAAAAGAATCTTTGTTCCAGGAAAAGAACACTTGTATAGAAGATTAAGTATTAGGGAGTGTGCAAGAATTCAAACTTTTCCTGATAACTTTATATTTCACTACGACAGGGTAGCTGCGGGTTACAAAATGATAGGTAATGCAGTTCCAGTAAATCTTGCAAAATTTTTAGCTGAAAGCATAAAAGTGCAAATCGAAACACGAACAGTTAAGGAAACTGTAAAACAGAGTAAAGAATTAGAAACAGTATGA
- a CDS encoding NgoPII family restriction endonuclease has protein sequence MTNILEAIHNIVNHKNFAIREFYSGRNRANSMGDALENYVKDAFADTFQTNNELSRLETYNEKFSWLGSQNNPPDIMIKGGDAIEVKKTQSANSSLALNSSYPKSDLRHTSPMITSECKTCEEWTIKDLIYCVGHTSDTNLNSLWLVYGSIYAAKHETYRRIKTTISEGIKEIPDVIFSETKELGRVNQVDPLGITNLRIRGMWQIENPRKVFNYLHEPTYKEFELICIIPDEKYNSFPESSRTKIEGITENGFSVENKKVKDPNNPANLLDCKLIKLSVQPTQCSITLQSSFLRL, from the coding sequence ATGACCAATATTTTAGAAGCTATTCACAACATTGTAAATCATAAAAATTTTGCAATTAGGGAGTTTTATTCAGGAAGAAATAGAGCTAACAGTATGGGAGACGCTCTCGAAAATTATGTCAAAGATGCATTTGCAGATACATTTCAAACAAACAATGAACTGTCTCGTTTAGAGACTTACAACGAAAAATTTTCTTGGTTAGGTTCTCAAAACAATCCACCTGACATAATGATTAAAGGTGGTGATGCAATCGAAGTTAAGAAAACTCAAAGTGCAAATAGTAGTTTAGCACTTAACAGCAGTTACCCAAAATCTGATTTACGACATACAAGCCCAATGATTACAAGTGAATGCAAGACTTGTGAAGAATGGACAATTAAAGATTTGATATATTGTGTTGGTCATACTTCAGATACAAATTTGAATTCATTATGGCTGGTTTACGGAAGTATTTATGCTGCCAAACACGAAACTTATCGAAGAATAAAAACAACTATTTCTGAAGGAATTAAAGAAATTCCAGATGTTATTTTTTCGGAAACCAAAGAACTAGGAAGAGTCAATCAAGTAGACCCTTTGGGCATAACTAATTTGAGGATTAGAGGAATGTGGCAAATTGAAAATCCAAGAAAAGTTTTCAACTACCTCCACGAACCAACATATAAGGAATTTGAACTGATATGTATAATTCCTGATGAAAAATATAATAGCTTTCCTGAAAGTAGTAGAACTAAAATTGAAGGAATTACAGAAAATGGTTTTAGTGTAGAAAACAAAAAAGTGAAAGACCCAAACAATCCAGCAAATTTATTGGATTGTAAACTGATAAAATTAAGTGTACAGCCAACGCAATGTTCAATCACATTACAATCCTCTTTCCTGCGGTTATAA
- a CDS encoding T9SS type A sorting domain-containing protein — protein MKIFTHSIIFSFTFIFNTLLLAQGYDQAINSNSSGQEGEAHIAINPLDSNKLVVGFMQTGSGVGFKIFHSSNGGDSWQESLLNTSAALQDFFPSHTPAGGGDIVFAYDKEGTLYCSWIYLLANPSEPNYLSNLLWRSFWAKSTDNGQTFTFEDGDNKFFGKGVLDLSNGQIQIVDTETGVCDRQWMAVDMTDGTYSNRRYISFLQGSLSYGFGLVVKTLNNQGTAFENPVMAYEGAIQHANILVDKNGILHCSFINTEQHTVLYINSSDGGQTFSDPYLIYQGTSLTPNSNNVVINNRESSAPSLAIDGDENLHLVWSDYYDSKVKSFYSKSTDKGQTWTEPKPLTDYFNDMVFMPVVSAKENKVSIGGNIVNDELKSQYKIIYSTNYGETFLYPKLMSTDIIDFDAVGQDVFVGDYSSAVRTYCNIYSLWTHCVGSNCQQYVAKYDECNSVSITEHTPINSTFSIDKIYPNPVTENVFIEIQSENNEQFSFEILNLKGQKIFYDSYDIAEGQNRISIDLTGIAKGNYLLKVKNKSGVFISRTIIKQ, from the coding sequence ATGAAAATCTTTACTCATTCAATAATCTTTTCATTTACTTTTATTTTTAACACTCTTTTATTAGCACAAGGTTATGACCAAGCTATTAATTCAAATTCATCTGGTCAAGAAGGAGAAGCTCATATTGCTATTAATCCACTTGATTCCAATAAATTAGTCGTTGGTTTTATGCAAACGGGCTCTGGAGTTGGTTTTAAAATATTTCACTCATCCAATGGCGGAGATAGTTGGCAAGAGTCTCTATTAAATACTTCAGCAGCTTTACAAGATTTTTTTCCGTCACATACCCCAGCAGGTGGGGGCGATATAGTGTTTGCCTATGATAAAGAAGGAACTTTATATTGTTCTTGGATTTATTTACTTGCTAATCCTTCTGAACCCAACTACCTATCCAATTTACTATGGCGTTCCTTTTGGGCAAAATCAACGGATAATGGTCAGACCTTTACTTTTGAAGATGGAGATAATAAATTTTTCGGCAAAGGCGTATTAGATTTAAGTAATGGTCAAATACAAATTGTTGATACAGAAACAGGTGTATGTGATAGACAATGGATGGCAGTAGATATGACGGATGGCACATATTCTAATCGCCGTTATATCTCTTTTCTTCAAGGCTCATTAAGTTATGGTTTTGGATTAGTTGTTAAGACACTAAATAATCAGGGTACAGCATTTGAAAATCCTGTTATGGCATACGAAGGCGCTATTCAACATGCTAATATTCTTGTAGATAAAAATGGAATTTTACATTGTTCGTTTATTAATACAGAGCAACACACGGTTCTTTACATAAATTCTAGTGATGGAGGACAAACGTTTTCTGACCCTTACCTTATATATCAAGGAACTTCATTAACTCCTAATTCTAACAATGTTGTTATAAATAATCGTGAGAGTAGTGCCCCTTCATTAGCTATCGATGGTGATGAAAATTTGCACTTAGTGTGGTCAGACTATTATGACTCTAAAGTAAAATCGTTTTACTCTAAATCAACAGATAAAGGACAGACTTGGACAGAGCCCAAACCTTTGACAGATTATTTCAATGACATGGTTTTTATGCCAGTAGTATCAGCTAAAGAAAATAAAGTTAGTATTGGGGGCAATATTGTCAATGATGAATTGAAATCACAGTATAAAATAATTTATTCTACAAACTATGGCGAAACATTTTTATACCCCAAATTGATGAGTACTGACATCATCGATTTTGATGCTGTTGGACAAGATGTATTTGTGGGAGATTATAGCTCTGCAGTTCGTACTTATTGCAATATATATAGTTTGTGGACTCACTGTGTGGGTTCAAATTGTCAGCAGTACGTTGCTAAATACGATGAGTGTAATTCAGTAAGCATTACAGAGCATACTCCTATAAATAGCACATTTTCAATAGACAAAATATATCCTAATCCAGTAACAGAAAATGTATTTATAGAAATTCAGTCGGAAAATAACGAGCAATTTTCATTCGAGATTTTAAATCTCAAGGGACAGAAAATATTTTATGACAGCTATGATATAGCAGAAGGGCAAAATAGAATTAGTATAGATTTAACAGGAATAGCAAAGGGCAATTATTTGCTGAAAGTAAAAAACAAATCAGGTGTTTTTATCAGTCGAACCATTATTAAGCAGTAG